A window from Candidatus Epulonipiscium sp. encodes these proteins:
- a CDS encoding glycosyl transferase, whose product MKFGYFDDKNKEYVINTPKTPYPWINYLGNEDFFGLISNTGGGYCFYKDARLRRITRYRYNNIPIDNGGRYFYVHDNGDYWTPGWMPVKKDLDFYECRHGLGYTSLTGERKGIRLNVTSFVPLKYNGEVHKVTIRNNSDKNKNISLFSFVEFCLWDAYDDMTNYQRNLNTGEVEIEGSAIYHKTEYRERRNHYAFYWVNSEIDGYDTDRDSFLGAYNNLDTPQVVAAGKSSNSTASGWHPIASHGLDISLQPEEEKSFVFVLGYVENDPEEKWIDLNVINKEKAYKMQEMFKDGVAVDNALDELKEYWNQLLSVYTLDSQDEKLNRMVNIWNPYQCMVTFNMSRSASYFESGVGRGMGFRDSNQDLLGFVHQIPDRARERILDIAATQFEDGSAYHQYQPLTKKGNHDIGGGFNDDPLWLILGTSAYIKETGDFAILDEKVPYDSNPDNTGSLFDHLTASFYHVINNLGPHGLPLIGRADWNDCLNLNCFSKEPGESFQTFGDPDGRVAESIFIAGMFVLIGREYVELCKRRGLDDDAKIAEEHIETMRKTTLEHGYDGEWFLRAYDAFGGKVGSKENKEGQIFIEPQGFCVMAGIGVEEGLAKKALDSVKERLETPYGIVLNQPPYTAYDYKLGEITSYPPGYKENAGIFCHNNPWIACAETVIGRGDRAFEIYSRIAPAYLEEISEIHKLEPYVYAQMIAGKDAVNEGQAKNSWLTGTAAWNFITISQWILGIKPDYDGLKIDPCIPEAWDGYKVTREFRGTIYNIEIQNKDHVSKGIKKVFLDGKELKSNIIPVLSDNKEHEVIVQMG is encoded by the coding sequence ATGAAGTTTGGATATTTTGATGATAAAAACAAGGAATATGTGATTAATACCCCTAAGACACCATATCCATGGATCAACTACTTAGGCAACGAAGATTTTTTTGGACTTATTTCTAACACGGGGGGTGGGTATTGTTTTTATAAGGATGCTAGACTAAGAAGAATCACTAGATATCGATATAATAACATACCCATCGATAATGGAGGACGGTATTTTTATGTTCACGATAATGGCGACTACTGGACACCAGGGTGGATGCCCGTTAAAAAGGATTTAGATTTTTATGAATGCAGACATGGGCTAGGATATACATCTTTAACTGGAGAAAGAAAAGGTATAAGGCTTAATGTGACATCTTTTGTTCCCCTAAAATACAATGGAGAAGTCCATAAAGTTACTATAAGGAATAATTCTGATAAAAATAAAAACATATCCCTATTTTCTTTTGTAGAATTTTGCCTTTGGGATGCTTATGATGATATGACCAATTATCAAAGAAATTTAAACACAGGGGAAGTAGAGATAGAAGGTAGCGCGATTTATCATAAGACCGAATATAGAGAAAGAAGAAATCACTATGCTTTTTACTGGGTGAATTCAGAAATAGATGGATACGATACGGACAGAGACTCCTTCCTAGGAGCATATAATAATTTAGATACTCCACAGGTAGTAGCTGCAGGTAAATCTTCTAATTCTACTGCTAGCGGCTGGCACCCTATTGCATCCCATGGATTAGATATTTCCCTTCAACCTGAGGAAGAAAAGAGTTTTGTATTTGTCCTAGGTTATGTAGAAAATGATCCCGAAGAAAAATGGATAGACCTAAATGTTATCAATAAGGAAAAGGCATATAAAATGCAGGAAATGTTCAAAGATGGGGTAGCCGTAGATAATGCCCTTGATGAGCTAAAAGAGTATTGGAATCAACTTCTTTCTGTTTATACTTTAGATAGCCAAGATGAAAAGTTAAATCGCATGGTTAATATATGGAATCCGTATCAGTGTATGGTTACCTTTAATATGTCAAGGAGTGCCTCTTATTTCGAATCAGGAGTAGGAAGAGGTATGGGCTTTAGAGATTCAAACCAGGACTTACTAGGCTTTGTTCATCAAATCCCCGATAGGGCAAGGGAAAGAATACTTGATATTGCAGCAACCCAATTTGAGGACGGAAGTGCATACCATCAATATCAACCTTTGACCAAAAAAGGAAACCATGATATAGGCGGTGGATTTAATGATGATCCATTGTGGTTAATATTGGGAACTAGTGCCTATATTAAAGAAACAGGGGATTTTGCCATATTAGACGAAAAAGTACCCTATGATTCCAATCCAGATAATACAGGCTCACTTTTTGATCATTTAACCGCATCCTTCTACCATGTAATTAATAATTTAGGTCCCCATGGGCTTCCATTAATTGGACGGGCAGATTGGAATGATTGTCTAAACCTTAACTGTTTCTCAAAAGAACCAGGAGAATCCTTCCAAACCTTTGGGGATCCAGATGGAAGAGTTGCTGAGTCCATATTTATTGCAGGAATGTTTGTATTAATAGGGCGGGAATATGTTGAGTTATGTAAAAGAAGAGGTCTGGATGATGATGCCAAAATAGCTGAGGAACATATCGAAACTATGAGAAAGACTACGCTAGAACATGGTTATGATGGAGAATGGTTCCTTCGTGCCTATGATGCCTTTGGAGGCAAGGTTGGTAGTAAAGAAAATAAAGAAGGGCAGATTTTTATTGAGCCACAAGGTTTCTGTGTTATGGCAGGAATCGGAGTAGAAGAAGGACTGGCCAAAAAAGCTCTAGATTCTGTAAAGGAAAGACTAGAGACCCCTTATGGTATCGTTCTTAATCAACCACCATATACCGCCTACGATTATAAATTGGGGGAAATAACTAGTTATCCGCCAGGATATAAAGAAAACGCAGGGATATTCTGTCATAATAACCCTTGGATTGCCTGCGCAGAAACAGTGATTGGCAGAGGGGATAGGGCCTTTGAAATATATTCAAGGATTGCCCCGGCATATCTTGAGGAAATTAGTGAAATACACAAGTTAGAGCCCTATGTATATGCCCAGATGATAGCAGGTAAAGATGCAGTAAATGAAGGACAGGCGAAGAACTCTTGGCTTACAGGAACTGCGGCATGGAACTTTATTACCATATCCCAATGGATATTAGGAATTAAACCTGATTATGACGGACTTAAAATTGACCCCTGCATTCCAGAGGCATGGGATGGATATAAAGTAACAAGAGAGTTTAGAGGAACTATATACAATATAGAAATACAAAATAAGGACCATGTTTCAAAAGGGATTAAGAAAGTATTTTTAGATGGGAAAGAATTAAAATCTAATATTATTCCTGTTTTATCCGATAATAAAGAACACGAAGTCATAGTTCAAATGGGATAA
- a CDS encoding S-layer homology domain-containing protein, with amino-acid sequence MKPIGKIGLALTIAFSISTSAFAQVQYTDVAQVHWAYESIQKVSDKKWMTGNLQNEFKPNKIVDYFEFSQIAAKVAGYKDPLIEEVTAEQKQLQEQAYKENENILTNYTNRFTRWEKQYKNYNQQIAYLLYKGILKETDLAKFIIEQESGTEVVRSLKREDMAAFVVRLIGKESEALKNTLTTGFDDESLISSSIRPHAAYLRQAGIFQGSEFNPKGEVTKAVLAKVLVESMTLNSTDKGKVKEDKDLTDEKEIYIHGTVTYIGNGYIGIQDGNNKTSYYSIKEGARFYIGSKETNIESIEKGNKVLIQPIKENNVDYISKIIVQEDKKSPEEVKPVVPNPGPNTNADNTNTNTNTETTPVSTRRLEGVVEAVGNTSINIMVKYIGYQGEIRQEVELYNINPNTIITKGNKTILPIDITKGNIIIAEVKGNLLYKAVIMDKQREVIGSLVEKKRIKSLNSMIIKVDQETLEYQIPTDIKIAKKGLENAAWNDLRIGDKITLDLEYDKVVGINAEGFASEVEGIIEEVLISATQSKITIRLNDNSVKTYPLIYGARIARGNRNENLTLYDVRLGQKVKAYLDSLEIEEMALGNQTQVTTVQGYIDGIDFINNYLDLRTNSDFTGIKRIRLEKEVEVFRGDKRLNRRDLEEEMLIVITLKSYGSDQASTINIIAK; translated from the coding sequence ATGAAACCCATTGGGAAAATAGGACTTGCCCTAACGATAGCTTTTAGTATTTCAACTTCTGCCTTTGCCCAGGTGCAATATACAGATGTAGCCCAAGTCCATTGGGCTTACGAATCCATACAAAAGGTATCAGATAAAAAGTGGATGACAGGAAATTTGCAAAATGAATTCAAACCCAATAAGATAGTGGATTATTTTGAGTTTTCCCAAATAGCAGCAAAGGTGGCAGGATATAAGGATCCTTTAATAGAGGAGGTTACGGCGGAGCAAAAACAATTACAAGAACAAGCCTATAAGGAAAATGAAAACATATTAACAAACTATACTAATCGCTTTACAAGATGGGAGAAACAATACAAAAACTATAACCAGCAAATTGCCTATCTCCTTTATAAAGGGATTCTAAAAGAAACGGACCTAGCTAAATTTATAATAGAACAAGAAAGTGGTACAGAGGTAGTTCGTTCTCTTAAAAGAGAAGACATGGCAGCATTTGTTGTAAGATTAATAGGAAAAGAATCAGAAGCCCTAAAAAATACTTTAACAACAGGATTTGATGATGAGAGCCTTATCAGCTCATCTATAAGGCCTCATGCAGCCTATCTAAGACAGGCGGGAATTTTTCAGGGTTCCGAATTTAACCCAAAAGGAGAAGTGACAAAAGCTGTTTTAGCAAAAGTTCTAGTTGAATCTATGACTCTTAATTCAACAGATAAGGGTAAAGTGAAAGAGGATAAGGATTTGACCGATGAAAAGGAAATCTATATTCACGGTACAGTAACATATATAGGAAATGGTTATATAGGTATACAAGATGGGAATAATAAAACTTCCTATTACTCCATAAAAGAAGGTGCAAGGTTTTATATTGGAAGTAAAGAGACTAATATAGAAAGCATTGAAAAAGGAAACAAGGTATTGATACAGCCAATAAAGGAAAACAATGTGGATTATATTTCTAAGATTATAGTACAAGAAGATAAAAAATCTCCTGAAGAGGTTAAGCCCGTAGTCCCAAATCCAGGCCCGAATACCAATGCAGACAATACAAATACCAATACCAATACAGAAACAACCCCTGTTTCTACTAGGAGGCTAGAAGGAGTAGTTGAGGCGGTAGGGAACACCAGTATAAACATTATGGTAAAATACATAGGATATCAAGGTGAGATAAGGCAGGAAGTTGAACTTTATAATATCAACCCTAATACCATAATCACAAAAGGAAATAAAACCATCTTGCCGATAGATATTACAAAAGGAAACATTATTATAGCAGAAGTCAAAGGAAATCTTCTTTACAAGGCAGTTATTATGGACAAACAAAGGGAAGTTATAGGTAGCTTAGTGGAGAAAAAACGAATAAAGAGTTTAAATAGTATGATTATAAAGGTTGATCAGGAGACATTAGAGTACCAAATTCCAACAGACATCAAAATAGCCAAGAAGGGCTTGGAAAATGCAGCGTGGAATGATTTAAGAATAGGGGATAAGATTACCCTAGATTTGGAATATGATAAGGTAGTGGGGATTAATGCCGAAGGCTTTGCCTCAGAGGTTGAGGGAATCATTGAAGAAGTATTAATATCTGCCACCCAATCAAAAATAACTATAAGACTTAATGATAATAGTGTAAAGACCTATCCTCTTATTTACGGGGCAAGGATTGCAAGGGGAAATAGGAATGAAAACCTTACCCTATATGATGTACGTTTAGGTCAAAAGGTAAAGGCTTATTTAGATAGCCTAGAAATTGAAGAAATGGCACTGGGTAACCAAACACAGGTGACTACGGTTCAAGGATATATTGATGGGATAGATTTTATTAATAACTATTTAGACCTTAGAACTAATTCCGACTTTACTGGGATTAAGCGTATACGCCTTGAAAAAGAGGTAGAGGTCTTTAGAGGGGATAAAAGATTAAATAGAAGGGATTTAGAAGAAGAGATGCTTATAGTTATCACCTTAAAAAGTTATGGCAGTGACCAAGCAAGTACAATTAATATAATAGCCAAATAA
- a CDS encoding Ig-like domain-containing protein — protein MNNLKKKILSFALATSVVLSSTSMAFAGSLSKQDKLDTLTDLGIITGEGNGVVGTQTMTRYRAFVMQLKMMGKYEEMNNFAWEGKTTFKDVNGSHSQFIRKLAAYLKAHPEIGIAGDHLGNLNPMGTVSAREYMKMMLVRLGYVENVDFTWVSIPLFAQSKGLIESVSEVEASNIQVLQIADFTYEALLSKPVGSDKTLAENLGLNVASLELNLDKVEGITEKETIIISGSLNTAATITVNGKQATIKDNKFSAEVSLELGENTIKVVAVDAKGIKVEKTVKVLREYKDLKVLKVIGHNLKQFTIQFSKELDKDTVTNARLGLGAEDIFEISKDGKSVLVTLDTALRQTTDTKYTIKDIKDTKGNKIEKTSITVNVFDNELPEVEDLTVKGNQSITITFSEPVKNADTLASYKVDDALVRGSIEANSKNTVFTITFRNALKDGDHTLSISSDIEDAAGFNLKAVEMDFTVEKDEDAPEAEIISATQNKVVIEFSEEIKGLAPSKVTWKSGSKTGNASEVTQDSDNNLRYAINFSNGNYLPLNGATLIVKNVEDFSGNVAKEIKLDVIPEIDLARPEVVNIETDDNSQNILYVTFDKDVNTNGVYTLIDKDNKEKAAADMRYADPTKKNRIKVTFSSVAAGDYTLEISGVTDLSALENELLPTLEEITINDLERVSIDSYNIVGTGEDMRILIKYSEEVDKATALNSNSYKYRIGGLFYNLPSDAEITLLSDRKTVEIKFPSEWSVNGNNYTLSDNYDDIIALQVQNVTDLAGNEIYTVALDLTTDGGLDLAAQAPVVEEVSVIGKNALELKLNHPINESTLDRRDFIIREKGNNQALSIFSIEYKDANDEYKLILHVREDLEQNGKFDAALLKLELAQSVSTENIYGTTLGLLGSVSHIDAIDKYAPEATVEKAVYGNKTEIVFEIGETVQFGFGGDVSLETTSETVNDVTTVTLAKGTAANDLLISRFTVKKGSKKLAIEKIQIVNGTKIVLVINDGNENWNGQKLDVTFNALDNTAYSITDTNGNILENLNMEVSVENIN, from the coding sequence ATGAACAATCTCAAAAAGAAAATATTATCCTTTGCATTGGCAACCTCTGTGGTTCTATCTTCCACAAGTATGGCTTTTGCAGGAAGCTTATCTAAACAAGATAAGTTAGATACCTTAACAGATCTTGGAATCATCACAGGAGAAGGCAATGGTGTTGTTGGAACTCAAACAATGACAAGATATCGTGCCTTCGTAATGCAACTTAAAATGATGGGCAAATATGAAGAAATGAATAACTTTGCCTGGGAAGGTAAAACAACATTTAAGGATGTTAATGGAAGTCACAGTCAATTTATTCGTAAGTTGGCAGCGTACTTAAAAGCACACCCTGAAATCGGTATCGCAGGGGATCACCTCGGAAACTTAAATCCAATGGGAACTGTAAGTGCTCGTGAGTACATGAAAATGATGTTAGTTCGCCTTGGATACGTTGAAAATGTAGATTTTACATGGGTATCTATTCCTTTGTTTGCACAATCTAAAGGTTTAATTGAATCCGTATCTGAAGTAGAAGCATCAAATATTCAAGTGCTCCAAATTGCAGATTTCACATACGAAGCATTGCTTTCTAAACCCGTAGGCAGTGATAAAACTCTAGCTGAAAACCTAGGTTTAAACGTGGCTTCTCTTGAATTAAATCTAGATAAGGTAGAAGGTATTACCGAAAAAGAAACCATTATTATTTCTGGTTCCTTAAATACTGCTGCAACCATAACAGTAAACGGCAAACAAGCTACAATAAAAGATAATAAATTCTCCGCTGAGGTATCCTTAGAACTAGGGGAAAACACAATTAAAGTAGTTGCTGTTGATGCCAAAGGTATAAAAGTAGAAAAAACAGTTAAAGTCCTTAGAGAATATAAAGATCTTAAAGTTCTTAAGGTTATAGGACATAACTTAAAACAATTTACTATCCAATTTTCTAAGGAATTAGATAAAGATACCGTAACCAATGCGCGTTTAGGCCTTGGAGCAGAAGATATCTTCGAAATTTCCAAAGATGGTAAATCTGTATTGGTAACACTAGACACTGCTCTTCGTCAAACAACTGATACCAAATACACCATCAAAGACATCAAAGATACTAAAGGAAATAAAATCGAAAAAACAAGTATTACTGTAAATGTATTTGACAACGAACTTCCTGAAGTTGAAGACTTAACTGTAAAAGGAAACCAATCTATCACAATCACATTCAGTGAACCTGTAAAAAATGCTGATACCCTTGCATCTTACAAAGTAGATGATGCTTTGGTTCGTGGTTCTATCGAAGCTAATAGCAAAAACACAGTATTTACTATTACCTTTAGAAATGCTCTTAAGGACGGGGACCATACCCTTTCTATCAGTAGCGATATAGAAGATGCTGCAGGCTTCAATCTAAAAGCTGTAGAAATGGACTTCACAGTAGAAAAAGATGAAGATGCACCAGAAGCTGAAATCATTAGCGCTACTCAAAATAAAGTAGTAATAGAATTTAGCGAAGAAATCAAAGGATTAGCTCCATCAAAGGTAACATGGAAATCCGGAAGCAAAACAGGTAATGCATCCGAAGTTACTCAAGATAGCGACAACAACCTTCGCTATGCAATTAACTTTAGCAACGGTAACTACCTACCATTAAACGGAGCAACTCTTATCGTTAAAAATGTAGAAGATTTTTCCGGTAATGTTGCAAAAGAAATTAAATTAGACGTAATTCCAGAAATCGATCTTGCAAGACCTGAAGTAGTAAATATCGAAACTGACGATAACAGTCAAAACATTCTTTATGTAACATTCGATAAAGATGTAAATACCAATGGTGTATATACATTAATCGATAAAGACAACAAAGAAAAAGCTGCAGCTGATATGAGATATGCAGATCCAACTAAGAAAAACAGAATCAAAGTAACCTTCTCTTCTGTAGCGGCAGGGGACTATACCTTAGAAATCAGTGGTGTAACTGACCTTTCTGCTTTAGAAAACGAACTTCTTCCTACACTAGAAGAAATAACAATCAACGACTTAGAAAGAGTATCTATTGATTCTTACAATATAGTAGGAACAGGGGAAGATATGAGAATCCTCATTAAATACTCTGAGGAAGTAGATAAAGCTACAGCATTAAACAGTAACAGCTACAAATATCGTATAGGTGGATTATTCTACAACCTTCCAAGCGATGCAGAAATCACATTACTAAGCGATAGAAAAACAGTAGAAATCAAATTCCCATCTGAATGGTCTGTAAATGGCAACAACTACACTCTATCAGATAACTATGACGATATCATAGCACTTCAAGTACAAAATGTGACTGACCTAGCGGGAAATGAAATCTACACTGTTGCTCTTGATTTAACTACTGACGGTGGATTAGACCTAGCAGCACAGGCTCCAGTAGTAGAAGAAGTATCCGTAATAGGCAAAAATGCTCTTGAATTAAAATTAAATCACCCAATCAATGAAAGCACCCTTGATAGAAGGGACTTCATCATCAGAGAAAAAGGAAACAACCAAGCACTATCCATCTTTAGCATAGAATACAAAGATGCCAATGATGAATACAAACTAATTCTTCATGTAAGAGAAGACTTAGAACAAAACGGTAAATTCGATGCTGCTTTATTAAAATTAGAACTTGCTCAAAGTGTATCCACAGAAAACATCTATGGCACTACCCTAGGATTACTAGGAAGCGTATCCCATATCGATGCAATCGATAAATATGCACCAGAAGCAACTGTAGAAAAAGCAGTATACGGAAATAAAACAGAAATCGTATTTGAAATTGGAGAAACTGTTCAATTTGGATTTGGTGGAGATGTATCTCTTGAAACAACTTCTGAAACAGTAAATGATGTAACTACTGTAACCCTTGCAAAAGGTACTGCAGCTAATGACTTATTAATCAGCCGCTTTACAGTTAAGAAGGGTAGTAAGAAACTTGCAATCGAGAAAATCCAAATCGTAAATGGAACAAAAATAGTTCTTGTAATCAACGATGGTAATGAAAACTGGAATGGACAAAAATTGGATGTAACATTTAACGCATTAGACAATACAGCATACTCTATCACAGATACTAATGGAAATATCTTAGAAAACCTTAATATGGAAGTGTCTGTTGAAAACATTAACTAA
- a CDS encoding response regulator transcription factor, translating to MGQRVLVVDDEKSIADIITFNLKREGYEVLNAYDGEEALGLIFDKDPDLILLDIMMPKLDGFQVCRKVREKKDTPIVMLTARAEEVDKVLGLELGADDYVTKPFSVRELMARVKANLRRMAAVEKEIEKEHTKNVFTYDNLTINTDKYEVIKKGEIIELTLREFELLKFLAMQKGQIFSRETLLEKVWGYEYYGDIRTVDVTVRRLREKVEDDPSRAEYILTKRGVGYYFKG from the coding sequence ATGGGTCAAAGAGTTTTAGTAGTAGATGATGAAAAAAGTATTGCAGATATCATAACCTTTAACTTAAAGAGAGAGGGTTATGAGGTTTTAAATGCTTACGATGGTGAGGAGGCCCTAGGTTTAATATTTGATAAAGATCCTGATTTGATTCTTTTAGATATTATGATGCCGAAGTTAGATGGATTTCAGGTATGCAGGAAGGTGAGGGAGAAAAAGGATACCCCTATTGTAATGTTGACTGCTAGAGCCGAAGAAGTGGATAAGGTACTGGGCTTAGAACTAGGGGCCGACGATTATGTAACTAAGCCTTTTAGTGTAAGAGAGTTGATGGCAAGGGTTAAGGCAAATCTTAGAAGAATGGCAGCAGTAGAAAAGGAGATAGAAAAAGAGCATACTAAGAATGTTTTTACATACGATAATCTAACCATTAATACAGATAAATATGAAGTAATTAAAAAAGGAGAAATAATAGAACTCACCCTTAGGGAATTTGAACTTCTTAAATTTCTAGCTATGCAAAAAGGTCAGATTTTTTCAAGGGAAACTCTTCTTGAGAAGGTTTGGGGATACGAATACTACGGCGATATCCGCACAGTAGATGTGACTGTAAGACGTTTAAGAGAAAAGGTAGAAGACGATCCAAGCCGTGCAGAATACATATTAACAAAAAGAGGGGTAGGGTACTACTTTAAGGGGTAG
- a CDS encoding peptidoglycan DD-metalloendopeptidase family protein, with protein sequence MINLQKIQSLNGVRYFRLFVLAIVVTTVFYLGFQISTQPNAYAVSLNEQQLGIIEEEQLAKDAYKEAELVIQEQIGNFINIHEEISLEPVHASKKDLITKEDLTTKVQDNITYDIQACVIKVDGEIQAILKDKEQAQEILEEIKKTYTVEGVNMEHTEFVEKVTIEPQYIKSLEETISKEKAISLLTKSTVAQKTYNIREGDSLWGIAKKYDMSIEDVLKANPDLEEESLLQIGQEIGLNLPKPMVSVVTKERFIYKEPIEKPVKYEEDDTQLKTYMKVIEAGEEGEKEITAYRIRINGYEESTQTISEEVIKEPKEAVIIVGTKTPPPKSATGTFRMPVSGKLSSGFGSRWGTFHAGIDLAAPQGTPIYASDGGVVTEAGWHGGYGYLVKVNHGNGFETYYAHTSKIYVTVGQKVAKGEKIAAVGSTGNSTGYHLHFEVRLNGDPRNPYNYLK encoded by the coding sequence ATGATTAACCTACAGAAAATACAATCACTAAATGGAGTAAGATACTTCAGGTTATTTGTTTTAGCTATTGTTGTGACCACCGTATTTTATCTAGGATTTCAGATTTCTACCCAGCCTAATGCCTATGCAGTTTCTTTAAATGAACAACAACTGGGGATCATAGAAGAAGAACAATTGGCAAAAGATGCATATAAAGAAGCAGAGCTGGTTATACAAGAGCAAATAGGAAATTTTATTAACATTCATGAAGAAATATCCCTAGAGCCTGTTCACGCCTCTAAGAAGGATTTAATAACTAAAGAAGATTTAACTACGAAAGTACAAGATAATATTACATATGATATACAAGCATGCGTAATAAAGGTAGACGGGGAAATACAAGCAATACTAAAAGATAAGGAGCAAGCCCAAGAAATCTTAGAAGAAATTAAAAAGACATATACTGTAGAAGGGGTAAATATGGAACACACCGAATTTGTAGAGAAGGTTACGATAGAACCCCAATACATTAAATCCTTAGAGGAAACCATATCCAAAGAGAAAGCAATTTCTTTATTAACTAAGAGTACAGTAGCTCAAAAAACTTATAATATCCGAGAAGGGGATAGTCTTTGGGGCATCGCCAAAAAATACGATATGAGTATAGAAGACGTTTTAAAGGCAAATCCAGATTTAGAAGAGGAAAGTCTACTACAGATTGGTCAGGAGATAGGATTAAACTTGCCAAAACCTATGGTTTCTGTAGTTACAAAGGAAAGATTCATATACAAAGAACCTATTGAAAAGCCAGTTAAATATGAAGAAGACGATACACAGCTTAAGACCTATATGAAGGTAATAGAAGCAGGTGAAGAAGGGGAAAAGGAAATCACCGCCTATAGGATAAGGATTAATGGTTATGAAGAAAGTACACAGACTATATCCGAAGAGGTTATAAAAGAGCCAAAGGAAGCAGTGATCATCGTTGGAACCAAAACGCCCCCTCCAAAAAGCGCTACAGGTACATTTAGAATGCCGGTATCAGGAAAATTGTCCTCAGGCTTTGGTTCGAGATGGGGGACCTTCCATGCGGGTATAGATTTGGCAGCACCCCAGGGAACACCCATATATGCATCCGATGGTGGAGTAGTAACAGAGGCAGGATGGCATGGAGGATATGGATACTTAGTTAAGGTTAACCATGGAAATGGATTTGAAACTTACTACGCCCATACAAGTAAAATATATGTTACTGTAGGTCAGAAGGTTGCCAAAGGTGAAAAGATAGCTGCAGTGGGAAGTACAGGAAATAGTACAGGGTATCACCTTCACTTTGAAGTTAGATTAAATGGTGATCCAAGAAACCCATATAATTATTTGAAATAG